The following DNA comes from Streptomyces pristinaespiralis.
CGCGCAGGGCGACCGCGTCGTCGTGGCGGACCTCGACGCGGAAAGGGCCGACGCGGTCGTCGAGCTGATCGGGCAGGCGGGCGGCACCGCGGTGGCCGTCACAGGGGACCTGAGCGAGCAGGCCGTCGTGGACCGGGTGACGGCCACGGCGGTGGAGCGCTTCGGCGGTGTGGACGTCCTGGTGAACAACGCCGGGATCATGGACAGCATGTCGGCAGTGGGCGACGTGAGCGACGCCGAGTGGGAGCGCGTCATCCGGGTCAACCTCACCGCGCCCTTCCTGCTCACCCGTGCCGTACTGCCGCACATGCTGACCGCGGGCAGCGGCGCGATCGTCAACACCGCCTCCGAGGCCTCCCTGCGCGGCAGCGCGGCGGGGGCCGCTTACACGGCCTCCAAGCACGGCGTGGTGGGCCTGACGAAGTCGCTGGCGGTGATGTACCGCAAGAACGGCATCCGCGCCAACGCCATCTGCCCCGGCGGCACCGCGACCGCCATCGCGGTGGAGGCCGACCGGACCGCGCACGGTCCCGCGGCGATCGCCCCGCACTTCGTCAACCTCGGCCGCCTGTCGCAGCCGGAGGAGCAGGCGGCGGTGATCCTCTTCCTCGCCTCGGAGGCCGCGAGCAACATCAACGGCGCGATCCTCCCCGTCGACGACGGCTGGTCCGCGGTCTGACAGGCGCCGACCACGCCCAACGAACCGCCCCGCCCGCCTCGGAGTGAGCGAGCGCGGCCCTTCCGTTCCGCCACCCGTGCCGTGTCCGGCGGAGACGTGCTCGTCGAGCGCGGCTCACCCAGCGACGGCGCCGACGCCGGCCACAGGCGGCAGACACCACGGCGACGGGGCGGCGCCCTGCCGAGGACGGCCGCCGCCCCGCAACCTCCGCCCGCTACCGCACAGTTGGCGTCCTGGCCCGGAGGACGTCGTCCATGGACTCCTCGCGCCAGCGCTTCAGCAGGCCGTGGAAGGCGAACGCGCCGTGGGGATAGGCGATCGGCCCGTTCGCCCGGCCACGCCCCTCACCGTTGTAATACCCGGGCGTGCATTCGGCATGGAACCACTCGTGGTCGGGGGCGTCTTCGGCCAGAACGGCGAGCCAGGCGTCCTCCGCCTCCCGGGACGGTTCGATGACGGCGCCCTTGGCCTCGGCGGCCGCGACGAGTGCCGCGGCGTGCACGGCGTGCTCGTCGAGCACGTGGGTGTAGTTGACGCTGCTGGCGCTCTGCACGGCTCCCAGTCGGATCAGGTTGGGAAAGCCGTTGCCGGTGAAGCCGTGCAGACTCCGCGGCCCTCGCCGCCCCCACGCGTGCAGCAGCTGGACGCCGCCCCGGCCGTGGACGGGGAGTTTGCCGGAGTGGACGCCGGAGACTCCGACGGAGAACCCGGTGGCGAAGATCAGGCAGTCGAGTTCGTACTCGGTGCCGCCGACCACGACGCCCCGCTCGGTCATCCGCTCGATGCCGTGACTGTCCGCGGTGTCGACCAGGGTGACGTTGTCGCGGTTGAAGGCCTGCAGGTACGTGTCGGAGAAGGTGGGGCGCTTACAGGCGTACCGGTACCAGGGTTTGAGCTTCTCCGCCGTGTCCGCATCGGCGACGACCTGCTCGACGCGGGCGCGGATCTCGTTCATCTTCGTGGCGTCGGCGACCTCGTAGGCCGCTTCGAAGGCCGTTCGGTCGCCCTGGCGGCAGAAGCTCGGGAGCAGCTTCTCCAGGAGGCCGGCCGACGAGGTCCACCGGTCCGCCACCAGGTCCTCCCCGGCGGCCTCGCCGGAGGTGATGCGCAGGAAGTTGTCGCGGCGCTCGCGTGCCCAGCCGTCGCGGTCGGCGCCGACGTCCTCGGCGGTGGTACGGCGGTTGGCGCGCACGTCCACCGTGGAAGGGGTGCGCTGGAAGACGTAGAGGTGTCCGGCGTCCTCGGCCAGTTTCGGGACGACCTGGACGCCGGTGGCACCCGTCCCTACGACGCCCACGCTCTTGTCCGCGAGGCCGGTGAGGCCGCCGTCCGCGGTACCGCCGGTGTAGGCGTAGTCCCAGCGTGAGGTGTGGAAGGTGTGGCCGCGGAAGTTCTCGATGCCGGGTATGCCGGGGAGTTTCAGCTCGGACATGGTGCCGGTGGCGGTGATGACGTAGGTGGCCAGGAACCTGTCACCGCGGTCGGTCGCAACGGTCCACGCCTGTGCGGTCTCGTCCCAGGCCAGGGAGGTGACCGATGTGGAGAACAGGGCGTCCGCATAGAGGTCGTACTTCTCCGCGATCCGTACCGCGTGCCGGCGGATCTCCTCTCCGGGGGCGTACTTCCACTCCGGCACGTAGCCGGTCTCGTCGAGCATCGGCAGGTACACGTGCGCCTCGATGTCGCAGTGGATGCCCGGGTACCGGTTCCAGTACCAGGTTCCTCCGAAGTCACCGCCCCTGTCGATGACGCGGATGCGCTCGACGCCCTGTTGACGGAGCCGTGCGCCCGCGAGGATGCCGCCGAAACCGCCGCCGACGACGGCGACGTCCACCGTGTCCCGCAGCGGCTCACGCTCCGCCGTCTCCGCCGTGTACGGATCGGCGGCGTAGCAGCCGAACTCGGCGTCGGCGGCGAGGTACTGGCGGGTGCCGTCGGGCCGCACGCGCCGCTCCCGTTCAAGGGCGTAGCGCCGCCGCAACTCGGCGAGCGTCTCGGTGGACACCGCTGGGGAGTTCGTCATGTGGGGGGACCTCGATCCTTCCGGTT
Coding sequences within:
- a CDS encoding SDR family NAD(P)-dependent oxidoreductase gives rise to the protein MTRDLDGRSVIVTGAGSGIGRAAALAFAAQGDRVVVADLDAERADAVVELIGQAGGTAVAVTGDLSEQAVVDRVTATAVERFGGVDVLVNNAGIMDSMSAVGDVSDAEWERVIRVNLTAPFLLTRAVLPHMLTAGSGAIVNTASEASLRGSAAGAAYTASKHGVVGLTKSLAVMYRKNGIRANAICPGGTATAIAVEADRTAHGPAAIAPHFVNLGRLSQPEEQAAVILFLASEAASNINGAILPVDDGWSAV
- a CDS encoding flavin-containing monooxygenase, whose protein sequence is MTNSPAVSTETLAELRRRYALERERRVRPDGTRQYLAADAEFGCYAADPYTAETAEREPLRDTVDVAVVGGGFGGILAGARLRQQGVERIRVIDRGGDFGGTWYWNRYPGIHCDIEAHVYLPMLDETGYVPEWKYAPGEEIRRHAVRIAEKYDLYADALFSTSVTSLAWDETAQAWTVATDRGDRFLATYVITATGTMSELKLPGIPGIENFRGHTFHTSRWDYAYTGGTADGGLTGLADKSVGVVGTGATGVQVVPKLAEDAGHLYVFQRTPSTVDVRANRRTTAEDVGADRDGWARERRDNFLRITSGEAAGEDLVADRWTSSAGLLEKLLPSFCRQGDRTAFEAAYEVADATKMNEIRARVEQVVADADTAEKLKPWYRYACKRPTFSDTYLQAFNRDNVTLVDTADSHGIERMTERGVVVGGTEYELDCLIFATGFSVGVSGVHSGKLPVHGRGGVQLLHAWGRRGPRSLHGFTGNGFPNLIRLGAVQSASSVNYTHVLDEHAVHAAALVAAAEAKGAVIEPSREAEDAWLAVLAEDAPDHEWFHAECTPGYYNGEGRGRANGPIAYPHGAFAFHGLLKRWREESMDDVLRARTPTVR